A genomic window from Camelina sativa cultivar DH55 chromosome 2, Cs, whole genome shotgun sequence includes:
- the LOC109124628 gene encoding ubiquitin-conjugating enzyme E2 30: protein MASKRINKELRDLQRDPPVSCSAGPMGDDMFHWQATIMGPTDSPFTGGVFLVSIHFPPDYPFKPPKVSFRTKVYHPNINSNGSICLDILKEQWSPALTISKVLLSICSLLTDPNPDDPLVPEIAHIYKTDRVKYEATARSWTQKYAMG from the exons ATGGCTTCCAAAAGAATTAACAAGGAGCTTAGGGACTTGCAAAGGGACCCTCCTGTTTCATGCAGTGCTG GTCCTATGGGAGATGATATGTTCCACTGGCAAGCAACTATCATGGGTCCAACAGATAGCCCTTTCACCGGAGGTGTTTTCCTTGTTTCCATTCACTTCCCACCAGATTACCCCTTCAAGCCACCAAAG GTGTCCTTCCGTACCAAGGTTTATCACCCAAATATCAACAGTAATGGAAGTATCTGTCTTGATATTCTGAAAGAACAGTGGAGCCCTGCACTTACCATATCCAAG GTTCTTCTGTCGATCTGCTCACTGCTGACGGATCCAAACCCTGATGATCCTCTGGTTCCTGAAATAGCTCACATCTACAAGACAGACCGAGTCAAGTACGAGGCCACTGCCAGATCCTGGACCCAGAAGTATGCAATGGGATGA
- the LOC104732821 gene encoding phosphatidylinositol/phosphatidylcholine transfer protein SFH14-like — MSGCEETREKLSDSECIEDEPRRSRIGNLRKKAISCSSKLTHPLKRKGKRKIDYLIPLIEDVRDEEEEKIVSQLRQELLKKDLLPPRHDDYHMLLRFLKTMDFKIDKTVTAWEQMLKWRKDFGTDHIIQDFNFKELDKVTRHYPQGYHGVDKDGRPIYIERLGKTHPGKLMEVTTIERYLKYHVQEFERTIQEKLPACSVAAKRRVTTTTTILDVEGLGMKNFTPTAANLLASIAKVDCNYYPETLHRMFIVNAGIGFRNILWPAAQKLVDPMTIAKIQVLDSRSLSKLLEVIDSSQLPEFLGGLCKCPNEGGCLRSNKGPWKDPEIVELVHDMEVNPIPQTTKTPLHIRDHDSTTHMIPPKEYYNETLKEEPESEEHYYSSTGSRSSMYTCLVPPLSDKASTSDGDKFITTVESIEPAQGERSQTQTHNRNTDSSSFANTSRREGGQILRFGALREKINGENIFLFVKILLAFPLKLFALFAFLLPGYWQRQNNNVVVVPAESSINNPVLECLDRLKKMEKKFTEISRKRVKIPEANEKLLTQSLERIKSLELDLDKTKSVLHLTLTKQVQITEQLESHYQERGTGCCF; from the exons ATGTCAG GTTGtgaagaaacaagagagaaacTATCAGATTCTGAGTGTATAGAGGATGAGCCAAGGCGTTCTAGAATTGGGAATTTGAGAAAGAAGGCTATTAGTTGTTCTAGTAAACTTACACATCCTTTGAAGAGGAAAGGCAAACGTAAAATCGATTACTTGATCCCTTTGATTGAAGATGTTagggatgaggaagaagagaagattgtTTCTCAATTGCGTCAAGAACTTCTCAAGAAAGATTTGTTGCCTCCTAGGCATGATGATTACCATATGTTGTTAAG GTTTCTAAAAACAATGGACTTCAAAATTGACAAGACTGTCACGGCATGGGAACAAATGCTTAAATGGAGGAAAGATTTTGGAACCGATCACATTATACAG gaCTTTAATTTTAAAGAGTTGGACAAAGTGACAAGGCACTATCCTCAAGGGTATCATGGAGTTGATAAAGATGGGAGACCTATTTATATAGAGAGACTTGGGAAAACTCATCCTGGTAAGCTTATGGAGGTTACTACCATAGAGAGATACTTGAAGTATCATGTACAAGAATTTGAGAGGACCATTCAAGAGAAGCTCCCTGCGTGTTCAGTTGCAGCAAAGCGACGAGTCACTACAACGACTACAATACTTGATGTTGAAGGCCTG GGTATGAAGAACTTTACTCCTACAGCTGCAAATCTCTTGGCTAGCATTGCAAAAGTAGATTGCAATTATTACCCTGAG ACTTTGCACCGAATGTTCATTGTCAATGCAGGGATTGGTTTTAGGAATATTCTTTGGCCTGCCGCACAGAAGCTTGTTGATCCGATGACTATTGCAAAGATACAA GTTTTGGACTCAAGATCCTTGTCTAAGTTACTTGAAGTGATTGATTCCAG TCAACTTCCAGAATTCTTAGGAGGCTTATGCAAATGTCCTAACGAAGGAGGGTGCTTGAGGTCTAACAAAGGACCCTGGAAAGATCCTGAAATAGTTGAG CTCGTACATGACATGGAAGTAAATCCTATACCGCAAACTACAAAAACTCCTCTGCATATAAGAGATCATGATTCTACCACTCACATGATCCCGCCTAAA GAATATTATAACGAAACTTTAAAAGAAGAGCCAGAGTCTGAAGAACATTACTATTCCAGTACTGGGTCAAGATCTTCAATGTACACTTGTTTAGTTCCTCCACTCTCTGATAAG GCTAGTACATCAGACGGTGATAAATTCATTACCACCGTGGAATCTATAGAACCAGCTCAAGGAGAACGGTCTCAAACCCAAACACATAACAGGAACACTGATAGTTCTTCTTTTGCCAATACATCCAGAAGAGAAG GTGGTCAGATTTTACGGTTTGGTGCACTTAGAGAGAAAATCAACGGcgagaacatcttcctctttgtGAAAATACTACTAGCCTTTCCACTGAAGCTATTTGCTCTCTTTGCTTTCTTATTGCCTGGATACTGGCAAAGACAGAACAATAATGTAGTCGTCGTCCCAGCAGAATCATCGATAAACAACCCGGTTCTTGAGTGTTTAGATCGtctaaagaagatggagaaaaagTTCACAGAGATTAGTAGAAAACGTGTAAAAATCCCGGAAGCAAATGAGAAGCTATTAACGCAATCACTAGAGAGGATCAAGTCTCTAGAACTTGATCTCGACAAAACCAAATCA gtatTACACTTAACATTAACAAAACAAGTTCAGATAACAGAACAGCTTGAATCTCATTACCAAGAA CGAGGAACAGGATGCTGTTTCTGA
- the LOC104732837 gene encoding GPI-anchored protein LORELEI-like → MELNFLSRAIFFFFLLLSLFSSFSSSTVISDGVFQSQSSVTGRNLLQTKKPCPVNFEFMNYKIITDKCKGPKFPPKECCAAFKEFSCPYADELNDLSTECATTMFSYINLYGKYPPGLFANQCKEGKEGLECPATSPSSADDANASAAVTASSSCLWLTVSAAFLVFI, encoded by the exons ATGGAGCTCAACTTCCTCTCTAGagctatcttcttcttctttcttctactttctcttttttcttctttctcatcttcaacTGTCATCTCAG ATGGTGTCTTCCAATCTCAGAGTTCGGTTACCGGAAGAAACCTGCTTCAGACCAAGAAAC CATGTCCTGTGAACTTTGAGTTTATGAACTACAAGATCATAACCGACAAATGCAAAGGTCCCAAATTCCCACCAAAGGAATGTTGCGCTGCCTTCAAGGAATTTTCTTGTCCTTACGCTGACGAGCTCAACGACCTTAGCACAGAGTGTGCTACCACTATGTTCAGTTACATCAATCTCTATGGTAAATACCCGCCTGGTCTTTTCGCTAACCAGTGTAAAGAAGGCAAAGAAGGTCTTGAATGCCCCGCTACGTCTCCCTCTTCAGCTGATGATGCAAATGCAAGCGCAGCCGtcacagcttcttcttcttgtctttggCTGACCGTTTCCGCGGCTTTCTTGGTGTTTATTTAG
- the LOC109124689 gene encoding actin-related protein 8-like — protein MMNQNSSPPPDPLPRESFLISRNRKKIIKKNLTMILRKVWGSMWNRSNSCKDLVTPTSTSRVPPLPPLAMSSSSLGAFDQLPMDILVQILMLIQPRDAVMLSLTCKAWRCLASGNRLWMFYLQSSQESWDSIFFAETCLRSGYPLRLVSSQSGELSFMRIYGQRAQVPGSVIIDGGSGYCKFGWSKFDSPSGRSATFLEFGNIESPIYARLQQFFATIFTRMQVKSSMQPIVVSLPLCHFDDTESAKASRRQLKTAILNVLFDMNVPAVCAVNQAVLALYAAGRTSGIVVNIGFQVITVLPILNGKVMRQVGVEVIGFGALKLTGFLREKMQENNVSFQSLYTVRTLKEKLCYVALDYKAELSKDTQASMEVSGEGWFTLSKERFQTGEILFQPRLAGMRAMSLHQAVALCMDHCDAAGLAADDSWFKTVVLTGGSACLPGLAERLERELHDHLSPSISNGVRVLPPPCGVDTAWHGAKLISNLSTFPGPWCITRKQFRRKSRLMW, from the exons ATGATGAATCAAAACAGTAGTCCTCCTCCTGATCCGTTGCCTCGGGAAAGTTTTCTGATTTCCAGAAAccgaaaaaaaattataaaaaaaaatctgaccaTGATTCTAAGGAAGGTCTGGGGATCGATGTGGAACCGATCGAATAGTTGTAAGGATTTGGTGACTCCGACATCAACGAGTCGTGTTCCTCCTCTTCCGCCTCTAGCTATGTCGTCGTCATCTCTCGGTGCGTTTGATCAGCTTCCTATGGATATACTAGTTCAGATACTGATGTTGATTCAGCCAAGAGATGCTGTGATGTTGAGCTTAACTTGTAAAGCCTGGAGATGTTTAGCTTCTGGTAATCGTCTCTGGATGTTTTATCTTCAGTCTTCTCAAGAGTCATGGGACTCTATTTTCTTCGCTGAGACTTGTTTGCGCTCTGGTTACCCTCTCCG ATTGGTTTCTAGTCAATCAGGGGAGTTGTCATTTATGCGCATTTATGGTCAGAGGGCTCAAGTTCCTGGTTCTGTTATTATTGATG GTGGTTCTGGATATTGTAAGTTTGGTTGGAGCAAGTTTGATTCACCTTCTGGACGTTCTGCTACTTTTCTG GAATTTGGCAACATTGAGTCTCCTATATATGCTAGACTTCAACAGTTCTTTGCTACCATTTTCACCag GATGCAGGTGAAGTCCTCTATGCAGCCAATAGTGGTGTCACTGCCCCTCTGCCATTTTGATG ATACTGAATCGGCCAAGGCATCAAGGCGGCAACTTAAGACTGCTATCCTTAACGTCTTGTTTGACATGAATGTTCCTGCAGTCTGTGCAGTTAATCAG GCTGTGTTAGCTCTATATGCAGCAGGGCGGACATCTGGAATTGTCGTCAACATAGGTTTCCAAGTCATCACCGTTCTTCCAA TTTTGAATGGTAAGGTGATGCGCCAGGTAGGTGTAGAAGTCATTGGTTTTGGAGCATTGAAACTTACGGGATTTCTTAGGGAGAAGATGCAAGAGAACAACGTTTCCTTTCAATCACTCTACACTGTCCGTACTCTTAAAGAG AAACTGTGTTACGTGGCTCTTGATTATAAAGCTGAACTTTCAAAAGACACACAAGCTTCAATGGAAGTTTCAGGTGAAGGATGGTTTACTTTGTCAAAGGAGCGTTTCCAAACCGGGGAGATATTATTCCAACCACGTCTTGCTGGAAT GCGTGCGATGAGTCTGCACCAAGCAGTGGCGCTCTGTATGGACCACTGTGATGCAGCGGGACTTGCAGCTGATGATAGTTGGTTCAAGACTGTAGTACTGACTGGGGGAAGCGCTTGTTTACCAGGGCTTGCAG AAAGGCTAGAGAGAGAACTGCATGATCACCTTTCTCCATCTATAAGCAATGGAGTCAGAGTACTCCCGCCTCCTTGTGGCGTGGACACAGCATGGCATGGGGCAAAGCTTATCAGTAAT TTAAGCACATTTCCTGGTCCATGGTGTATCACAAGGAAGCAGTTCCGTCGCAAGTCAAGACTCATGTGGTGA
- the LOC104732857 gene encoding uncharacterized WD repeat-containing protein C2A9.03, translating into MADFDEYMADEYDMDDLEDDMNAEFDGRDIDASDSEVEDLDQDQLNKSAADTSAAQARNGKDIQGIPWDRLSVTRKEYRKTRLEQYKNYENIPNSGEESAKKCMNTEKGSSFYSFRRNSRSVRSTILHFQLRNLVWATSKHDVYLLSNYSISHWSSLTGSRNEILNVKGHVAPSEKHPESLLEGFTETQISTLAVKERLLVAGGFQGELICKHLDRPGVSFCSRTTYTENAITNAVDIYRNSSGALHFMASNNDCGVRDFDMERYQLVQLVRFLWPVNHSSLSPDGKLVAVVGDDPDGLLVDSSNGQTIGTLKGHLDYSFASAWHPNGVTFATGNQDKTCRIWDTRNLSESVAVLKGNLGAVRSIRFTSDGRYVAMAEPADFVHIYDTKTGYKKEQEIDFFGEISGISFSPDTESLFIGVWDRTYGSLLEYGRTRDYTYLDSLL; encoded by the exons ATGGCTGACTTtg ATGAATATATGGCTGATGAGTATGACATGGATGATCTTGAAGATGATATGAATGCCGAGTTTGATGGTAGGGATATCGATGCTTCTGATTCCGAAGTCGAAGATTTAGACCAAGACCAATTG AACAAGTCTGCAGCAGATACTTCTGCTGCTCAAGCAAGGAATGGGAAAGATATTCAGGGTATACCCTGGGATAGACTTAGCGTTACTAGAAAAGAGTATAGGAAAACTAGGCTAGAACagtataaaaactatgaaaatatcCCCAACTCGGGTGAGGAATCTGCTAAG AAATGCATGAATACTGAGAAAGGCAGCTCTTTCTATTCGTTCAGGAGGAATTCTAGATCAGTGAGATCAACCATTCTCCATTTCCAG TTGAGGAATTTGGTCTGGGCTACCTCAAAACATGATGTTTATCTATTGTCAAACTACTCTATCAGTCACTGGTCTTCTTTGACTGGTTCCAGGAATgaaatacttaatgttaaaggtCATGTAGCTCCATCTGAG AAACATCCCGAGAGTTTGTTGGAAGGATTTACAGAGACTCAAATCAGCACTCTTGCAGTAAAAGAAAGACTGCTAGTTGCTGGTGGATTTCAGGGAGAACTCATTTGCAAG CATCTTGATAGACCTGGTGTGAGCTTCTGTTCACGTACAACTTATACCGAAAACGCTATCACCAATGCAGTAGATATATACAGAAACTCCAG CGGCGCACTTCATTTCATGGCCTCAAATAATGACTGTGGAGTCAGAGACTTTGATATGGAGAGATACCAGCTTGTCCAACTCGTCCGTTTTCTATGGCCTGTCAAC CATAGCTCCCTTAGTCCTGATGGAAAACTAGTAGCAGTCGTTGGAGATGACCCAGATGGTCTACTGGTTGACTCAAGCAACGGACAG ACGATCGGGACGCTAAAAGGTCACTTAGACTATTCGTTTGCATCAGCTTGGCATCCAAACGGTGTAACATTTGCCACAGGAAACCAAGACAAGACCTGTCGTATTTGGGACACAAGGAATCTCTCGGAATCAGTCGCTGTCCTAAAAGGTAACCTCGGAGCCGTACGGTCCATTAGGTTCACATCTGATGGACGGTACGTTGCAATGGCGGAGCCAGCAGATTTTGTCCATATCTATGACACAAAAACAGGTTACAAAAAGGAGCAAGAGATTGATTTCTTTGGAGAGATATCTGGGATTTCGTTTAGTCCAGATACTGAATCTCTCTTCATCGGTGTTTGGGACCGGACTTATGGAAGTCTCTTGGAGTATGGTAGAACCAGAGACTACACTTATCTTGATTCATTACTTTGa
- the LOC104755571 gene encoding uncharacterized WD repeat-containing protein C2A9.03-like, translating into MTVLLQTIGTLKGHLDYSFASAWHPNGVTFATGNQDKTCRIWDTRKLSESVAVLKGNLGAVRSIRFTSDGRYVAMAEPADFVHIYDTKTGYKKEQEIDFFGEISGISFSPDTESLFVGVWDRTYGSLLEYGRTRDYTYLDSLL; encoded by the exons ATGACTG ttttgttgcAGACGATCGGGACGCTAAAAGGTCACTTAGACTATTCGTTTGCATCAGCTTGGCATCCAAACGGTGTAACATTTGCCACAGGAAACCAAGACAAGACCTGTCGTATTTGGGACACAAGGAAGCTCTCGGAATCAGTCGCTGTCCTAAAAGGTAACCTCGGAGCCGTACGGTCCATTAGGTTCACATCTGATGGACGGTACGTTGCAATGGCGGAGCCAGCAGATTTTGTCCATATCTATGACACAAAAACAGGTTACAAAAAGGAGCAAGAGATTGATTTCTTTGGAGAGATATCTGGGATTTCGTTTAGTCCAGATACTGAATCTCTCTTCGTCGGTGTTTGGGACCGGACTTATGGAAGTCTCTTGGAGTATGGTAGAACCAGAGACTACACTTATCTCGATTCATTACTCTGA